A region of the Scylla paramamosain isolate STU-SP2022 chromosome 24, ASM3559412v1, whole genome shotgun sequence genome:
CACCAGGAGattggggaggaagaggagaaggagtaggaaaagaaagaggagaagaaaaagaagaggatgagatgaaagaggaggaatagaaggaagaaactaagcacaagagaaaaaaaaataaaagaacgagaggagtaagaggaagaagagtaccaggaggaggaggaggaggaggaggaggaggaggaggaggaggaggaggatagaggtgCAAGTgtgggatggagagaaaggagtgaaaatGAGATGATTGTGTGAATGTTGTCATGATCCAGACGCAATGAAAAAATACCACCCTCTATTTACCGCGCTGCtccacaccacagcaccacgcCCTGCagcgccacacaccacaccacgccctgcagcaccacacaccacaccaccacaccacaacaccacaacaccacgcGCCTCAGTGCATCACTACCACACCACGCCCTGcaacaccacactaccacaccaccacacaccctgTAATACCACACCACTCTACACTACGCTATACCACACCGTATCATtcagccacaccacaccaccacaccacaccacaccatttcATTCGATACCACACCGCACAACACCATGATATCACTCAGCCTTGCCACACCACTCAGCCAAGCCACACTATACCACATAACACCACATAGTataccacagcacaccacacatagcaccacagcaccactctGTCAGTCCACACGgcaccacatcacacaaacaccacattacatcacatACCACCACG
Encoded here:
- the LOC135112908 gene encoding histidine-rich glycoprotein-like, with translation MRRPGVSLRAATAEGVAGRLQHHALQRHTPHHALQHHTPHHHTTTPQHHAPQCITTTPRPATPHYHTTTHPVIPHHSTLRYTTPYHSATPHHHTTPHHFIRYHTAQHHDITQPCHTTQPSHTIPHNTT